In Apium graveolens cultivar Ventura chromosome 10, ASM990537v1, whole genome shotgun sequence, the following are encoded in one genomic region:
- the LOC141693320 gene encoding uncharacterized protein LOC141693320, whose translation MVLWSYPPTPKQLAVSAVFFLTGAALFGVGVHLSFTNIAPQQARTKARGEFVKQRLRKYLDD comes from the coding sequence ATGGTACTGTGGTCATACCCACCTACGCCCAAGCAATTGGCAGTGTCGGCCGTGTTTTTCCTCACCGGCGCAGCTCTATTCGGCGTCGGAGTACACCTTTCCTTCACAAACATAGCTCCTCAACAAGCTCGAACCAAAGCTCGCGGTGAATTTGTCAAACAGCGCCTCCGTAAATATCTTGACGATTAA